In Neofelis nebulosa isolate mNeoNeb1 chromosome 7, mNeoNeb1.pri, whole genome shotgun sequence, the following proteins share a genomic window:
- the TERB2 gene encoding telomere repeats-binding bouquet formation protein 2 isoform X2 codes for MFQGQRGWFCRSVGGELRQFWVAEGGSISDPRAADFLFSCDASHPDTLRIYQSLDYIEDNATVFHAYYLSAVANAEVKNSVALGHFILPPACLQKEIRRKLGNFIWEQDQHFQTEKHDEVTPKEIEDLKESSELAIYHKKELCKSTEKHFIRTPVTEKQMYFPLQNYPVNNMVTGFREPPAVILLFRQNFLH; via the exons ATGTTTCAAGGGCAGCGGGGTTGGTTCTGCCGCAGCGTTGGTGGAGAACTGAGGCAGTTCTGGG TGGCCGAAGGGGGCTCCATCAGTGACCCAAGGGCCGCCGACTTCCTGTTCAGCTGTGATGCCTCCCACCCAGACACGCTGAG GATATATCAGAGCCTTGATTACATAGAAGATAACGCTACAGTTTTTCATGCCTACTATCTCTCCGCAGTGGCTAATGCTGAAGTAAAAAATTCGGTGGCTTTAGGTCACTTCATTCTTCCTCCTGCATGCCTGCAAAAAG aaataagaagaaaacttGGTAATTTTATTTGGGAACAAGATCAACATTTTCAGACAGAAAAG CATGATGAAGTAACACCAAAGGAAATTGAGGACCTTAAGGAAAGCAGTGAACTAGCAATATATCACAAAAAAGAACTATGCAAAAG CacagaaaagcattttataaGGACTCCAGTTACGGAAAAGCAGATGTACTTCCCTCTTCAGAATTATCCAGTGAACAACATGGTAAcag
- the TERB2 gene encoding telomere repeats-binding bouquet formation protein 2 isoform X1 — protein sequence MFQGQRGWFCRSVGGELRQFWVAEGGSISDPRAADFLFSCDASHPDTLRIYQSLDYIEDNATVFHAYYLSAVANAEVKNSVALGHFILPPACLQKEIRRKLGNFIWEQDQHFQTEKHDEVTPKEIEDLKESSELAIYHKKELCKSTEKHFIRTPVTEKQMYFPLQNYPVNNMVTGYISIDSMKKFLGELRDFIPGSSGYLAYHVQNEINMSAIKSKLKRK from the exons ATGTTTCAAGGGCAGCGGGGTTGGTTCTGCCGCAGCGTTGGTGGAGAACTGAGGCAGTTCTGGG TGGCCGAAGGGGGCTCCATCAGTGACCCAAGGGCCGCCGACTTCCTGTTCAGCTGTGATGCCTCCCACCCAGACACGCTGAG GATATATCAGAGCCTTGATTACATAGAAGATAACGCTACAGTTTTTCATGCCTACTATCTCTCCGCAGTGGCTAATGCTGAAGTAAAAAATTCGGTGGCTTTAGGTCACTTCATTCTTCCTCCTGCATGCCTGCAAAAAG aaataagaagaaaacttGGTAATTTTATTTGGGAACAAGATCAACATTTTCAGACAGAAAAG CATGATGAAGTAACACCAAAGGAAATTGAGGACCTTAAGGAAAGCAGTGAACTAGCAATATATCACAAAAAAGAACTATGCAAAAG CacagaaaagcattttataaGGACTCCAGTTACGGAAAAGCAGATGTACTTCCCTCTTCAGAATTATCCAGTGAACAACATGGTAAcag gtTATATATCAATTGATTCCATGAAGAAATTCCTTGGGGAGCTACGTGACTTTATTCCTGGAAGCTCAGGATATTTGGCATACCatgttcaaaatgaaattaacatgTCAGCTATAAAAAGCAAattgaagagaaaataa